In one window of Microtus pennsylvanicus isolate mMicPen1 chromosome 2, mMicPen1.hap1, whole genome shotgun sequence DNA:
- the Eif4b gene encoding eukaryotic translation initiation factor 4B isoform X2: MGLRSKKKNKKGKTISLTDFLAEDGGTGGGSTYVPKPVSWADETDDLEGDVSTTWHSNDDDVYRAPPIDRSILPTAPRAAREPNIDRSRLPKSPPYTAFLGNLPYDVTEDSIKEFFRGLNISAVRLPREPSNPDRLKGFGYAEFEDLDSLLSALSLNEESLGNRRIRVDVADQAQDKDRDDRSFGRDRNRDSDKTDTDWRARPAADSFDDYPPRRGDDSFGDKYRDRYDSDRYRDGYRDGYRDGPRRDMDRYGGRDRYDDRGSRDYDRSYDSRIGSGRRAFGSGYRRDDDYRGGGDRYEDRYDRRDDRSWSSRDDYSRDDYRRDDRGPPQRPKLNLKPRSTPKEDDSSASTSQSSRAASIFGGAKPVDTAAREREVEERLQKEQEKLQRQLDEPKLDRRPRERHPSWRSEETQERERSRTGSESSQTGASATSGRSKSGQDTRRRESEKSLENETLNKEEDCHSPSSKPPKPDQPLKVMPAPPPKENAWVKRSSNPPARSQSSDTEQQSPTSGGGKVAPAHSSEDGPSRKDENKVDGVSVLRGQTGSSSRGPGDGGSRDHWKELDRKEGKNDKDSRSAPEPKKPEESPASKFSSASKYAALSVDGDDETEGDDHTE, encoded by the exons ATGGGGCTCCGTT caaaaaagaagaataagaagggGAAGACCATCTCCCTAACAGACTTTCTAGCTGAGGATGGGGGTACTGGTGGAGGAAGCACCTATGTCCCCAAACCAGTCAGCTGGGCTGATGAAACAGACGACCTGGAAGGAGATG TGTCAACAACTTGGCATAGTAACGATGACGATGTGTATAGGGCACCTCCAATTGACCGTTCCATCCTTCCCACTGCTCCACGGGCTGCTCGGGAACCCAATATCGACCGGAGCCGTCTTCCCAAATCACCACCCTACACTGCTTTTCTAGGAAACCTGCCCTATGATGTGACAGAAGACTCCATTAAGGAGTTCTTTAGAGGACTAAAT ATCAGCGCTGTACGCTTACCACGTGAACCCAGCAATCCAGACAGGTTAAAAGGCTTTGGCTATGCAGAATTTGAGGACCTGGATTCTCTGCTCAGTGCTCTGAGTCTCAATGAAGAG TCTCTAGGTAACCGGAGAATTCGAGTGGATGTTGCTGATCAAGCACAGGATAAAG ACCGGGATGATCGCTCTTTTGGTCGAGACAGAAATCGGGATTCTGACAAAACAGACACGGACTGGAGAGCCCGTCCTGCCGCAGACAGCTTTGATGACTACCCGCCTAGAAGGGGCGACGATAGCTTCGGGGACA agtATCGAGATCGTTACGATTCGGACCGGTATCGGGATGGATACCGGGATGGGTATCGGGACGGCCCACGTCGAGATATGGATCGCTATGGGGGCCGGGATCGCTATGACGACCGAGGCAGCAGAGACTATGACCGAAGCTATGACTCCAGGATAGGCAGTGGCAGAAGAGCCTTTGGCAGTGGGTACCGGAGGGATGACGACTACAGAGGAGGTGGGGATCGCTATGAGGACCGATACGACAGACGGGATGACCGGTCGTGGAGCTCCAGGGACGATTACTCTCGGGACGATTATAGGCGTGATGACAGAG GTCCCCCCCAAAGACCCAAACTGAATCTAAAGCCTCGGAGTACTCCTAAGGAAGATGATTCCTCTGCTAGCACCTCCCAGTCCAGCCGAGCAGCTTCTATATTTGGAGGGGCAAAACCTGTTGACACTGCTGCTAGAGAAAGAGAAGTAGAAGAGCGGctgcagaaggagcaggagaagcTGCAGCGGCAGCTGGATGAGCCAAAACTAGACCGCCGGCCGCGGGAGAG ACACCCAAGTTGGCGAAGTGAAGAAACTCAGGAAAGGGAACGGTCAAGGACAGGAAGTGAGTCATCGCAGACTGGGGCCTCAGCCACATCTGGTAGAAGTAAGTCAGGCCAGG atACACgaaggagagagagtgagaagtcTCTAGAAAATGAAACCCTCAATAAAGAAGAAGACTGTCACTCTCCAAGCTCCAAACCTCCTAAACCTGATCAGCCTCTAAAGGTAATGCCAGCCCCTCCACCAAAGGAGAATGCGTGGGTGAAGCGAAGCTCTAACCCTCCTGCTCGATCTCAGAGCTCAGACACAGAGCAGCAGTCCCCTACAAG TGGTGGAGGGAAAGTAGCTCCAGCTCATTCCTCTGAGGATGGACCATCAAGGAAAG ATGAAAACAAAGTAGATGGGGTGAGTGTCTTAAGAGGCCAAACTGGGAGCTCCAGTCGCGGTCCTGGAGACGGAGGGAGCAGAGACCACTGGAAAGAGTTGGATAG GAAAGAAGGCAAAAACGATAAAGACTCGAGATCTGCACCTGAGCCAAAGAAACCTGAGGAGAGCCCGGCCTCT AAGTTCAGCTCTGCAAGCAAGTATGCTGCTCTCTCTGTGGATGGTGACGATGAGACTGAGGGAGATGACCACACTGAGTAG
- the Eif4b gene encoding eukaryotic translation initiation factor 4B isoform X1 → MAASAKKKNKKGKTISLTDFLAEDGGTGGGSTYVPKPVSWADETDDLEGDVSTTWHSNDDDVYRAPPIDRSILPTAPRAAREPNIDRSRLPKSPPYTAFLGNLPYDVTEDSIKEFFRGLNISAVRLPREPSNPDRLKGFGYAEFEDLDSLLSALSLNEESLGNRRIRVDVADQAQDKDRDDRSFGRDRNRDSDKTDTDWRARPAADSFDDYPPRRGDDSFGDKYRDRYDSDRYRDGYRDGYRDGPRRDMDRYGGRDRYDDRGSRDYDRSYDSRIGSGRRAFGSGYRRDDDYRGGGDRYEDRYDRRDDRSWSSRDDYSRDDYRRDDRGPPQRPKLNLKPRSTPKEDDSSASTSQSSRAASIFGGAKPVDTAAREREVEERLQKEQEKLQRQLDEPKLDRRPRERHPSWRSEETQERERSRTGSESSQTGASATSGRSKSGQDTRRRESEKSLENETLNKEEDCHSPSSKPPKPDQPLKVMPAPPPKENAWVKRSSNPPARSQSSDTEQQSPTSGGGKVAPAHSSEDGPSRKDENKVDGVSVLRGQTGSSSRGPGDGGSRDHWKELDRKEGKNDKDSRSAPEPKKPEESPASKFSSASKYAALSVDGDDETEGDDHTE, encoded by the exons caaaaaagaagaataagaagggGAAGACCATCTCCCTAACAGACTTTCTAGCTGAGGATGGGGGTACTGGTGGAGGAAGCACCTATGTCCCCAAACCAGTCAGCTGGGCTGATGAAACAGACGACCTGGAAGGAGATG TGTCAACAACTTGGCATAGTAACGATGACGATGTGTATAGGGCACCTCCAATTGACCGTTCCATCCTTCCCACTGCTCCACGGGCTGCTCGGGAACCCAATATCGACCGGAGCCGTCTTCCCAAATCACCACCCTACACTGCTTTTCTAGGAAACCTGCCCTATGATGTGACAGAAGACTCCATTAAGGAGTTCTTTAGAGGACTAAAT ATCAGCGCTGTACGCTTACCACGTGAACCCAGCAATCCAGACAGGTTAAAAGGCTTTGGCTATGCAGAATTTGAGGACCTGGATTCTCTGCTCAGTGCTCTGAGTCTCAATGAAGAG TCTCTAGGTAACCGGAGAATTCGAGTGGATGTTGCTGATCAAGCACAGGATAAAG ACCGGGATGATCGCTCTTTTGGTCGAGACAGAAATCGGGATTCTGACAAAACAGACACGGACTGGAGAGCCCGTCCTGCCGCAGACAGCTTTGATGACTACCCGCCTAGAAGGGGCGACGATAGCTTCGGGGACA agtATCGAGATCGTTACGATTCGGACCGGTATCGGGATGGATACCGGGATGGGTATCGGGACGGCCCACGTCGAGATATGGATCGCTATGGGGGCCGGGATCGCTATGACGACCGAGGCAGCAGAGACTATGACCGAAGCTATGACTCCAGGATAGGCAGTGGCAGAAGAGCCTTTGGCAGTGGGTACCGGAGGGATGACGACTACAGAGGAGGTGGGGATCGCTATGAGGACCGATACGACAGACGGGATGACCGGTCGTGGAGCTCCAGGGACGATTACTCTCGGGACGATTATAGGCGTGATGACAGAG GTCCCCCCCAAAGACCCAAACTGAATCTAAAGCCTCGGAGTACTCCTAAGGAAGATGATTCCTCTGCTAGCACCTCCCAGTCCAGCCGAGCAGCTTCTATATTTGGAGGGGCAAAACCTGTTGACACTGCTGCTAGAGAAAGAGAAGTAGAAGAGCGGctgcagaaggagcaggagaagcTGCAGCGGCAGCTGGATGAGCCAAAACTAGACCGCCGGCCGCGGGAGAG ACACCCAAGTTGGCGAAGTGAAGAAACTCAGGAAAGGGAACGGTCAAGGACAGGAAGTGAGTCATCGCAGACTGGGGCCTCAGCCACATCTGGTAGAAGTAAGTCAGGCCAGG atACACgaaggagagagagtgagaagtcTCTAGAAAATGAAACCCTCAATAAAGAAGAAGACTGTCACTCTCCAAGCTCCAAACCTCCTAAACCTGATCAGCCTCTAAAGGTAATGCCAGCCCCTCCACCAAAGGAGAATGCGTGGGTGAAGCGAAGCTCTAACCCTCCTGCTCGATCTCAGAGCTCAGACACAGAGCAGCAGTCCCCTACAAG TGGTGGAGGGAAAGTAGCTCCAGCTCATTCCTCTGAGGATGGACCATCAAGGAAAG ATGAAAACAAAGTAGATGGGGTGAGTGTCTTAAGAGGCCAAACTGGGAGCTCCAGTCGCGGTCCTGGAGACGGAGGGAGCAGAGACCACTGGAAAGAGTTGGATAG GAAAGAAGGCAAAAACGATAAAGACTCGAGATCTGCACCTGAGCCAAAGAAACCTGAGGAGAGCCCGGCCTCT AAGTTCAGCTCTGCAAGCAAGTATGCTGCTCTCTCTGTGGATGGTGACGATGAGACTGAGGGAGATGACCACACTGAGTAG
- the Eif4b gene encoding eukaryotic translation initiation factor 4B isoform X3, with the protein MAASAKKKNKKGKTISLTDFLAEDGGTGGGSTYVPKPVSWADETDDLEGDVSTTWHSNDDDVYRAPPIDRSILPTAPRAAREPNIDRSRLPKSPPYTAFLGNLPYDVTEDSIKEFFRGLNISAVRLPREPSNPDRLKGFGYAEFEDLDSLLSALSLNEESLGNRRIRVDVADQAQDKDRDDRSFGRDRNRDSDKTDTDWRARPAADSFDDYPPRRGDDSFGDKYRDRYDSDRYRDGYRDGYRDGPRRDMDRYGGRDRYDDRGSRDYDRSYDSRIGSGRRAFGSGYRRDDDYRGGGDRYEDRYDRRDDRSWSSRDDYSRDDYRRDDRGPPQRPKLNLKPRSTPKEDDSSASTSQSSRAASIFGGAKPVDTAAREREVEERLQKEQEKLQRQLDEPKLDRRPRERHPSWRSEETQERERSRTGSESSQTGASATSGRNTRRRESEKSLENETLNKEEDCHSPSSKPPKPDQPLKVMPAPPPKENAWVKRSSNPPARSQSSDTEQQSPTSGGGKVAPAHSSEDGPSRKDENKVDGVSVLRGQTGSSSRGPGDGGSRDHWKELDRKEGKNDKDSRSAPEPKKPEESPASKFSSASKYAALSVDGDDETEGDDHTE; encoded by the exons caaaaaagaagaataagaagggGAAGACCATCTCCCTAACAGACTTTCTAGCTGAGGATGGGGGTACTGGTGGAGGAAGCACCTATGTCCCCAAACCAGTCAGCTGGGCTGATGAAACAGACGACCTGGAAGGAGATG TGTCAACAACTTGGCATAGTAACGATGACGATGTGTATAGGGCACCTCCAATTGACCGTTCCATCCTTCCCACTGCTCCACGGGCTGCTCGGGAACCCAATATCGACCGGAGCCGTCTTCCCAAATCACCACCCTACACTGCTTTTCTAGGAAACCTGCCCTATGATGTGACAGAAGACTCCATTAAGGAGTTCTTTAGAGGACTAAAT ATCAGCGCTGTACGCTTACCACGTGAACCCAGCAATCCAGACAGGTTAAAAGGCTTTGGCTATGCAGAATTTGAGGACCTGGATTCTCTGCTCAGTGCTCTGAGTCTCAATGAAGAG TCTCTAGGTAACCGGAGAATTCGAGTGGATGTTGCTGATCAAGCACAGGATAAAG ACCGGGATGATCGCTCTTTTGGTCGAGACAGAAATCGGGATTCTGACAAAACAGACACGGACTGGAGAGCCCGTCCTGCCGCAGACAGCTTTGATGACTACCCGCCTAGAAGGGGCGACGATAGCTTCGGGGACA agtATCGAGATCGTTACGATTCGGACCGGTATCGGGATGGATACCGGGATGGGTATCGGGACGGCCCACGTCGAGATATGGATCGCTATGGGGGCCGGGATCGCTATGACGACCGAGGCAGCAGAGACTATGACCGAAGCTATGACTCCAGGATAGGCAGTGGCAGAAGAGCCTTTGGCAGTGGGTACCGGAGGGATGACGACTACAGAGGAGGTGGGGATCGCTATGAGGACCGATACGACAGACGGGATGACCGGTCGTGGAGCTCCAGGGACGATTACTCTCGGGACGATTATAGGCGTGATGACAGAG GTCCCCCCCAAAGACCCAAACTGAATCTAAAGCCTCGGAGTACTCCTAAGGAAGATGATTCCTCTGCTAGCACCTCCCAGTCCAGCCGAGCAGCTTCTATATTTGGAGGGGCAAAACCTGTTGACACTGCTGCTAGAGAAAGAGAAGTAGAAGAGCGGctgcagaaggagcaggagaagcTGCAGCGGCAGCTGGATGAGCCAAAACTAGACCGCCGGCCGCGGGAGAG ACACCCAAGTTGGCGAAGTGAAGAAACTCAGGAAAGGGAACGGTCAAGGACAGGAAGTGAGTCATCGCAGACTGGGGCCTCAGCCACATCTGGTAGAA atACACgaaggagagagagtgagaagtcTCTAGAAAATGAAACCCTCAATAAAGAAGAAGACTGTCACTCTCCAAGCTCCAAACCTCCTAAACCTGATCAGCCTCTAAAGGTAATGCCAGCCCCTCCACCAAAGGAGAATGCGTGGGTGAAGCGAAGCTCTAACCCTCCTGCTCGATCTCAGAGCTCAGACACAGAGCAGCAGTCCCCTACAAG TGGTGGAGGGAAAGTAGCTCCAGCTCATTCCTCTGAGGATGGACCATCAAGGAAAG ATGAAAACAAAGTAGATGGGGTGAGTGTCTTAAGAGGCCAAACTGGGAGCTCCAGTCGCGGTCCTGGAGACGGAGGGAGCAGAGACCACTGGAAAGAGTTGGATAG GAAAGAAGGCAAAAACGATAAAGACTCGAGATCTGCACCTGAGCCAAAGAAACCTGAGGAGAGCCCGGCCTCT AAGTTCAGCTCTGCAAGCAAGTATGCTGCTCTCTCTGTGGATGGTGACGATGAGACTGAGGGAGATGACCACACTGAGTAG